The genomic DNA tcttcgtttcgctaagtccctcccgttTCGTTAAGTCCATCCCGTTTCGCCAAGTCCCTCCCGTTTCGCCAAGTCCCTCCCGTTTCGCAacgtactcttcgtttcgctaagtgccctCCCATCAGATTGATTATATTTTCCATCTGTTTCTTTAGCAACCTTAATTCATTtctcaattgagattggtttgGTCGGTGGATGGATATATTTGAAATCAAGATTGAACAATTTTGTAATTTGTTAAGGTTGAATTCAAAGATTTATAACGATGGGATTAAGTAGAACAAGGATTATATAATGCCAATTGACAATATTTTAAACAAGCATTAAACCTCAATTAACAACATACCAGTACCATagttcaattaacaacatatattacaacatagtatctatcaagctaaaggttcatattgttgagatgatgagtcatgctgcttagatgatgagtcatgctgcttagatgatgaagctcgtgcagtagatggtgcaggcatcactgctttgcatgttgccctattatgtccaaGCCCatcacatgagctgcatcgtctcgggatcttacggacctcaccctgggatgacctacgctttgtttgtggcctgcctttcttaaccttcacattTGGTTTAAGACATGAACGTTGCTTGATATTTTcgggaacatcccaattttcttcatcaccgggaggataacatgtctcggcatatgaatttatccaacactcagttgtgtaatacctgtgtgtagggaaaatataacgaattattaattggttaaacagaatgaacacgtgagctagatattaataccttgaacagaagtcataagaaaccaaattccgactacgggcagcagccattgcatgcgtacaaggaagacccgaaacttcgaatactctacaagtgcagttcatgtctttcaaattgactttgaaatgggactgattgtcatgcacataaaactcgaatcggttaagcgattggactgtatagaatctggccttctcgaatccctcacgtaacaccttctcataatttggagataaaacttcttcgtgattagacgctctttctcttctatcgttAAACCATTGTCTgtcgatgcttgggtgtctgtcggatacgaagacgagatcatcaactaatccaattgcgtctctcagtttttgcatgaaataagtccaggagttattattctctgaatcaacaacgccgaatgcgacaggatatagttgctcattcgcatccaatgcaatagccaccaataattgaccacccaccttgtgcttaagaaaactagcatcaacacataatacaggacggcaaaaggatttgaaacccctaattgagaggcctagggacatgaacatatacttgaagtgaccgagctcgtctgtctgtatgtcggttatggtaccaggattacacttctccaacatgtaaaggtatgatggcagtattccataagaatcctctaccgttcctcgcaccgctattaaagcattttcccttgccctccatgccttattataagtcaaaaatatcccataagttgtctgcatgtcttcaattattttcttaggcaagtggttatgatgatggtccatgtacttgctcttcacgcactgcccaataacccatgctggtgtttgcatttttttcttgggcctcgacaaagttgagcatgagtgttgatgctcaaatgtccggatctcaaacatctcagaaaacttacctttcacagcccgcaagctccacttgcatgtctcatccaaacatttgagttcccaaagatttttccttgacttctccactttgaattcaaaatgattggccatcgcatatttatatagagcaagttgaagttcttttttattttcaaacaacgaaccgacttccaatacggtttcactagttaatgccatcgcaaatgtggggtctggcggtgatgtgtctgtcgggtctgtcgatggtgtacccattgaagatcgtcttgcactagatggtgtacccattgatgatcttcttgcacttgttggtgtaccatttgatgcctttcttgcactagttggtgtacccaatgatgatcttcttgcacttggttgTATAGGTATTGATTCTTTCTCACCactattaacatgcaagtcctgagtaagtgggatgtgaggcaaagaggtttctccggcttcattttgactttcaacaaagaattccaagggtacaacaggtggaacaaatttctgagtaagttgtggtggtagtatactttcttgagttgggtatgtaagtagtggtatcttttctttagtaaacgctgacttctccactacagatacacacaatggtgacactgttcgacccaaaatcaagcgtgatagatatgtgttcaaatccccatcattatcaataaaaacaggttttggatttctgatattcggaatatcatacttcacttggagcactaaatcgtatgCTGATAACTGGAGATTAAGTCTATCGTagagtatatcaagtaattcagcataacgagtactttggggtagatcaaatgttttgattgaagatgcatcaaaatacagtattccatcagcatcaagtttccactctccattatagaaaacgaaaacttcagctgcaatataaaaacatgatttgatttagagacgtataattaatacttcgcgaatcgaaaggcacttagcgaaacgggaagggcttcgcgaatcgtaaggcacttagcgaaacgggaagggcttcgcgaatcgtaaggcacttagcgaaacgggaagtcctTCGCGAATCGCCAGGCACTGAGCGAAACGGGAGGTAAACCCTAACCAATCTCAGAaaccgaacatcaataaaacatgcttcaaatagacgtacctattggaacagtgctcgtgcacGTCGTCGAGCTCATAGTGGATTTCGAATGAACTTCGCCGCCGAGATCTCCGCCGAGTTCGTCGCCGCCgccggagtttagagagaaggaggagaagagcgggaagagagagaaggagaagaaaagaaatgaaaaaaaagtacggaggttatattaaatagtaagggcaatctggacatttcacatatcgtcacttcgcgaaacgctaaatgacttagcgtttcgcgacgagggcaaaatcgtccaaaaaaaataaaatcaccacgagcgcaattaaattatcaaaattccaccaggtcaaataacccggtttgcaaggtcatttcgtcaaatttccctctCAAACTGAAATCTTATTCacctttttcttctttattatttcattttttagtttaaaatttataaaactaaaagtttatttatttatttatttttgtttgatataaaaaagtagtaaaaaattttttcattaaatagaTAAGTTTTTGCAgtcttgtttttctttttatcacTCATATCTGAGTTGATGTAGTGTTTTGATCGGTACAACAATCTgtttatttggatcaaatttgtCATCTCGAATTTTTGTAATtcgaataatacttaattttttgtGGGTCGAATTTTTGTAATtcgaataatacttaattttttgtGGGTCGTCTATTGTTCGTATCTTTCAATTGTGTTGGTGACCATTTTTCGAGTTCGTATATTATCTCATCCTTTGCAGCAAAAGAGATGATGtggtcgaatttgaagttttttttttaattgatttttcgtATGAAGTCATTCTACAAGtatcttttaataatttatttatcgttattttgatcatatttgtatataaacaattatCATTGACATATTTTTTCGACAATTGATTATAAACCCTCGaacaaagataaattttattgtcGTTCAAAATTTTGGATATTTTTACAACACCGCTTAACCGGTTAATGCATTGTGTTTATGCCAAAATATAAAGGTTCATGGTCACCATTGGTTTTgattgtttttgatgaaaagtTAATTAGTTTGTTAGACTAGTTctcatttatcattaattattattaaattcatatgAGTTCGTTCTTgaaattatcttaaataaatcgcgtgatttataaattaatttattagaatcttaataattacaaatttatattatatatttcatttttaaaatgttgttttttattatagacaaattaatgttatatatataactcctTAATTGATAcaatagaaattatatttttatataaaaaaaaagtgtttgtcaaataattatttttataatttgtttttgtcaatTGAACAAAACTAGATAAAAAAAAGGCTAATTTTTAGGCTGAGATTTTgtttaggttttttaaaaaattattccaaattaatttttcaatcgattacttctcaacaatcaaatcactcatttcattaattaaaatactaaaatattttgtattttaaattattatttttttattttattcatatatattaataccctttaaatttttactaaaaataatcgtcacctcctcaaaataatcatcaattattactttttttcccTCCCTagatttttacaaaaaatcCAATCCAAACTAGACCTTAAAGTATTAGAGTAGATCCAATAccatattaaaccaaacaatAAATGTGGTTTGCTTTGAATTTGACCCACTAAATGGACTGTTAACTTAATAATGCATCAAATAAACATCAAAATCAACaactaaccaaaaaaaataagtcATCCATAACAAGTAATTTCCGAAAGCAGCACATATCTAATactgttcaaattttaaattaattttattatcatcaATCAggttaacaaatttaatttaaataaattattaaattaattaaagtttattattaaaattttactatgaAAAATTATTGGGGGAGAATTTTAAAGAGAATGACGTGCCACAATTTGATTGgtcgaaaaaataacaaaatttatttcttatctcttctcacattttatcatttttccaaaacTAGTGATATACTAACACAACTCCCTCTCCCAAATTCTCTTTTCCTATCAttcttcttttaatattttatgagtttataaattattttaaatattttacaaaaataatgttaatttataattacaaattcaaaaataaattattacttattaaaataaataaattcatataataaattttataattattatatttgtactatttgttatattagacttatatataattaatattttttaaacagttatcaacattttaaataaactctaaaataGTTGTCCATTATTCTTGACTTgcttatgtttattattttaaaagctTACATAAATTAACATGAAAAATGGTTGATTAATGATATAAATCTCAATATAATTTAAGGATGTATAATggtacaaataattatttagctTCTAACTtgtatgaatttatataatatagaaaaagacaatcttaccattttatttgtttgaatataaaataatagtattttttcTGAGTCAAGTTATTATAATGGATTAAGTAAtttcactttattttaattaaataaataaataaatcatagcCTACCCAAAGTAGTCTAATGTTTGGTGGGATAATAGAACCAAAGAACAATGAAAGACAAGTACCAAACATAATCGAAACAAAATTACATCCTAAttcactaatatatatttttaaaacatatttattatattgagaaAGTTACCAGGTTATTAATGagaatttttttctctaaataaaaCTCTTTTAATCATAACCAAATAGAAACACATACCCTGATAAATTATGATTATCTGAATTCTTCTTAGTAAAGAATAACTAAAGAGAACAACATAAAACACAACTTATATCATTATCTCAATTTGATTGAAACATCAATTTGATTCACATTCCATGTTCCATGTTCTAtgctgttttttattttttattttttatattttgattgatgagaCATAAATTGAATATGAGACAGTAAatctcttaaataatattttttatacttggttcattataatcaattttgactttatttaatttaagataattcttcttgttttgctttggtaaaataattaacttatgttttaatcaatttttttctttctttttttatatatcaaatttacaCTAAAGGTCCACCATTCATCCTACTATACTACATTTCAATAAACAATTTGCATTAACTCATGTTTTCTCTAATCAAATCTATgataacttttattataaaagaacACCAAAGTCTATAAAGCTCCTTCATATCCATACAAAAACATTAGACCCTCCCTCCATTAAATACTCTTTCTCTCTATTGGTAACCATTGTGATGATGGAAGTAGTGCTGTTGTTTTTAGTTGTTTATATAACTGGCTTCTCAGCTGTGATGGGATCAAGTAACTTCCTCTTTGGTACTGCATCATCTTCTTACCAGGTCCATTTTCTTCTTATatgtcgtcatcatcatcatcttcctcTTTACTCGTATATATCATAAAATAGTCTGGATgaatgaacatttttttttatgttacaGTTTGAGGGAGCTTATTTGAGTGATGGGAAAGGTTGGAATAACTGGGATGTTTTCACTCATAAACCTGGTGAGATCTCTACAAGACAGACAAAAAAAGTGATATAAAATGATCGGTTCTCTCTACCTCTCTTACAGGCACAATAATGGATGGAAGTAATGGGGATATTGCTGTTGATCAGTACCACAGATATAAAGTACTAATTATTTCTTCATTTcacaaacataattttgatttgcTCACTTACTACTCGTTAATGGCATGCTTAAACAGGAAGATATCGAGCTCATGGAATATATGGGAGTCAATAGCTATCGTTTCTCAATATCCTGGTCAAGAATTTTACCAAGTAAGTTTACACTAAGAAAACATTCATTCATATCATCGTTTCGAGCATATAACTGACACTGCATGTAAGCAAATCAGAGGGAAGATTTGGGCAAACAAACATGGCCGGTATTCAACACTACAACAAGTTCATTGATGCCCTTCTAAGCAAAGGTTACTAGTATGTCAATGATCAAAAGGAAAAGGAAACAAAAACAATTGGAATTGATagacattttcattttttttttctttttataggAATCCACCCATTTGTGACTCTAACCCATTTTGATGTTCCACAAGAACTTGAAGATAGATATGGATCTTGGTTAAGCACAGAAGTGCAGTAAGTCACCAGTTATTCAGTTAATCTCTTTATGTTTATTTCAGAAGTCTCatcttgattattattattattatttcaggAAAGACTTCAAATATTATGCCGATATTTGTTTCAAATACTTTGGTGACAGAGTGAAGTATTGGTCTACCTTCAATGAACCAAATATTGTAGCAATATGGGGCTATAGAACAGGCATTTTCCCGCCATCTCGTTGTTCAATTCCATTCGGGAATTGCAGCCAAGGGAATTCAGATACAGAACCCTTCATTGCAGCCCATAACATTATCCTCTCTCATGCCATCGCCGTTCACCTTTACCGAACTAAATATCAGGTAATATGAAAATTTCATATTagtttttaacaataaataaataaacaaaccccTTCAACAAAGCAGCATAGACAAGGAGGCAGCATAGGGATTGTTATGAGTGCTATGTGGTTTGAACCCATAAGCGATTCTGAAGAGGATAAATTTGCGACAGAGAGAGCTATATCATTCTACATGAACTGGTAATTATTTAAGCATATCCCATATCTTATTAAAGACGAGCCAAATCCCATCTGACTATATAAAGATTAACTAACTACTCTACAGGTTCTTGGACCCGATCATGTTTGGGAAATATCCAGAGGAAATGCAGGCAATTCTGGGATCTATCTTGCCTACCTTCACAGAAGAGGATAAGAAGATATTGAACAAAGGATTAGACTTCATTGGAATCAACCATTACACAAGCTTCTATGTCAAAGACTGCATATATTCACAATGTGAACCAGGTCAAGGGATTTATAAAACAGAAGGTTCTGCCCTCTGGACTCAACTTAAGGATGGAAAGTATATTGGAGAACCGGTAGATAATCATCctatatttatatgttaacAGACTACTATTCAAGTTTACAacttaaatacatatattattgaTTCTAGACTACAGTCGACTGGCTAAAGGTTTACCCACAAGGAATGAAGAAAATGGTGACATATGTTAAGGACAGATACAATAATACCCCAATGTT from Impatiens glandulifera chromosome 9, dImpGla2.1, whole genome shotgun sequence includes the following:
- the LOC124915308 gene encoding beta-glucosidase 45-like translates to MMEVVLLFLVVYITGFSAVMGSSNFLFGTASSSYQFEGAYLSDGKGWNNWDVFTHKPGTIMDGSNGDIAVDQYHRYKEDIELMEYMGVNSYRFSISWSRILPKGRFGQTNMAGIQHYNKFIDALLSKGIHPFVTLTHFDVPQELEDRYGSWLSTEVQKDFKYYADICFKYFGDRVKYWSTFNEPNIVAIWGYRTGIFPPSRCSIPFGNCSQGNSDTEPFIAAHNIILSHAIAVHLYRTKYQHRQGGSIGIVMSAMWFEPISDSEEDKFATERAISFYMNWFLDPIMFGKYPEEMQAILGSILPTFTEEDKKILNKGLDFIGINHYTSFYVKDCIYSQCEPGQGIYKTEGSALWTQLKDGKYIGEPTTVDWLKVYPQGMKKMVTYVKDRYNNTPMFITENGFGEMDHTNSTVFSLNDIKRIEYLNSYIDELASAMRNGADVRGYFVWSLLDNFEWTSGYTTRFGLYHINYTTLQRTPKSSASWYKEFISGQNIASLLPQNQLIIEYNGSSVANAV